A stretch of DNA from Bacillota bacterium:
ACCGGCGGGGACGTACCCGGCCCTGCGGGTCATCCTGGGTGAAGGTGCGGGGCAGAACTGGTGGTGTGTCCTGTTCCCGCCCCTCTGCTTCCTGGACGCCCGCGTGGGTGCTCCGGGGCCGGCCCTGCTGACCCCCGCAGAAGCGGCCTTCTTCCTGGCGGCTGCGGATGGGGGACAGGTTTCCGGCGTCGCCGGTCAGCCGGCCGGACAGGAGGCCGTACTCGGGCCGTTGGCGGGGGGCCAGCCCTGCCCGCGTCCCGAGGTGCGGCTGTTCTTCCTGGAGTGGTTGCGGAAGCGGGGGGTAGATCCCGCCGTCTGGGTGCAGAGGTGGCGGCAGGACCAGGCCCGCCCCTGACCCTGTCGGGGTCGCGGGCGGGGACGTGGCCTGCCGCCCGGGGGATGGGGTGGCGGCGGGCCTCATAGATTTAAGCGGGGGTCCCCGTGCGCCTGTCGGACCTGCGCTTTCGCGATGTGGTGACGGTCAAAGATGGCCGCCGCCTCGGCTTTGTCACCGACTGGGAAATCGACCCGCAGTCCGGGAGGCTGCTGGCCATGGTGGTCCCCGGCAGTCCCCGCGCCCTGGGGTTGCTGGGCCGGGAGCCGGACTGTGTCATACCCTGGGAACAGATAAGGAAAATCGGCGAAGACGTCATCCTGGTGGAGGTGGGTTAGCAGGAGGCCGCCGGCGGGGGGACGAAACCAAACGCAGGTGGTTGTCCCGTGGATCTTTCCGGCGCTGGCGATGTGTGGCAGTTCGACTCCGTGGGCGCGGGTGTGCCGGTGCTGCGCCTGCGGCCTTTCGAAGAGGCCGGGTGCCTGGCCCTGTTCACCCTGCGTCCCCTGAGCATGGCAGGTGCCCTGCGCGGTCGGGAGGCGGTGCTGGCGGCCCGGGCTTCCCTTCAGGGTTGCCTGCCCCGCTCGCCCTTCGTGGTGCACCAGGTGCATGGGGGCCGGGTGGTGTACGTGGGGGAGAGCCCCGCCGACCCGGGCGAGGCCGACGGCATGGTCACCTGCCGCCCCGGCCTGCCGCTGGCGGTGTTCTGCGCGGACTGCGCACCCGTCTACCTGTACGACCCCCGACGGAGGGCGATAGGGCTGCTCCACGCCGGCTGGCGGGGGACGGTGGCCGGCGTGGTGGAGCAGGGGCTGGCGACCATGGCCAGGACGGCGGGCAGCGACCCCGCCCACGTGCTGGCCGCGGTGGGGCCGTGCATCGGACCGTGCTGCTACGAGATCGGTGACGACGTGAGATGCCGCGTGGAAGAACGGCTGGGCGAGGACGCCGGGCGGGTGCTGTCCGTTCGGGACGGCCGCCTGTACTTTGACCTGCGGGGGGCTATCGTCATCCTGCTGGAGAGAAGTGGGGTCCCGTCCACACACATATTTGGGTCGGGCATGTGCACGGCCTGTCGATCCGACCTCTTCTGGTCGCACCGCCGGGACGGGGGTGTGACGGGCCGGATGGCCGCCGTACTGGCCCTGCTGGCATGAGCCGCCGTTCTCGGGCCTCGAGCGGGCGGAGCCGCACGCGGGCTGCGCCCAGGCGGGGCCGCTCCGCCAGCGCCTCCAGGGCGAGGCCTTCCATGGCGCGGCGGCGACGGGGGGGTTCCTCCCGGGCCCGCCGCCACCTGCCGTTCGCCGCTCCCCGGGGAAAGTGGATCTTGGTGGTGGTGGGCGTCCTGGCGGGTCTAGCTCTGGTGGGGCTGCTGGGCTATACCTGGGCGCGGGCCGCCCTCCTGCCCCACCTGGTACGGGTGGTGGAGGCCAGGCCGGGTAATCTGGAGACTGCGGTGACCGGCCAGGCCGTGGTCATCTGGGACGAGTGGGTGCTCACGGCGCCCGCCGCCGGGATGGTGCACCTTCGGGTGAGGGAAGGGGACAGGGTGCGCACGGGCACTCCCGTCTGCCGGGTGGACGGCCACCAGGTGGTTTCTCCGGCCCCCGGTGTGGTCACCCTGTTCACGGACGGGACGGAAGGTCGGCTCTCCTTTGCCCCGGGGACATCCCCCCCTGCTCCCCAGGTCCTTGCCCTCAAGCCCCAGCCGGGGCAACTGCAGGAGGGCCAGGCGGTGACGGTGGGACAGCCCCTGGCCCGCGTGGTGGACACCAGCAGGATGCGCCTGTGTGTGGTGCTGCCTCCCGCGGAGGTCGCCGGGCTGGCCGAACGCTCGCGGGCGCTGGTGCGGTTCCCCGACGGACGGGAAATGACCATGCGGCCCGAGGCATACCATGCCGGGGACGACCGTACGTACGGTACCATCACCCTGGTGAGCGGGGAGTGGGTGGAGGATCTCCTGCGCACGCGGTTGATCACAGTGGAGATCATCAAGGATCGGGCCACCGGCCTCCTGGTGCCCAGGCGGGCCCTGGTGGAGCGGGACGGGCAGGCCGGAGTGTTCGTGGTGAAGAAGACCCTGGCCCAGTGGGTCAAGGTGGAGGTGAAGGGGGAGAAGGGTGCGCTGGTGGCCATCGGGGGAATCGCCGAGGGAAGCCAGGTCATCACCAACCCCTGGCTGGTCCGGGACGGAGCCATCGTGAGGTGAGTCGAATTGGATGTAGCTGATCGCTATCGCCGGGTGCTCGATCAGGTGGCGGAGGCGGCCCTGCGGGCAGGGCGCAGGCCGGAGGAAATCACCGTGGTGGCGGTTTCCAAGGGCATAGACGATGAGCGCGTCCGGGAAGCAGTGGCCGCCGGTGTGCATATCCTGGGGGAAAACCGGGTCCAGGAGGCTCTCAGGAAGCGGGAGCGTCTGGCGGGCCTGGTGGCGCCGGTCGGGTCCCCGGTGTCCTGGCACCTGGTTGGACACCTCCAGACCAATAAGGTAAAATTTGCGGTACAGCTCTTCGACCTCATCCATTCCCTGGATAGCGTGCGGCTGGCACGGGAAATCCAAAAGAGGGCGGAGGAGCGGGGCGCGGAGGGTCGCCGGGTGCGGGTGCTGGTGGAGGTCAACCTCTCCGGTCAGGCGTCCCGGTTCGGGGTCAAGGAAACCGGGTTGCGTCCCCTGCTGGAGGAGGTGGCCGCCCTGCCGCTGGTCCGGGTGGAAGGCCTCATGACCATAGCTCCGGTGGTGGAGCGTATGGAACAGGCCCGCCCGTATTTCCGCCAGCTCTACGAGCTGGCCCAGACGGTGCGGGAATGGGGCATTCCGGGAGTGCAGATGCGGGACCTGTCCATGGGCATGAGTGCCGATTTCCCGGTGGCAGTGGAGGAGGGGGCGACGATGATTAGAGTGGGCACGGCCATCTTCGGCCCGCGCGCGTAGGGCGCAGGACTTCGGTCGGCTCCTGTCGAAGATGGCAGAAGTTTGAAGGCAAGGGAGGTTGCCCCCGTGCTGACGCCGCTAGACATCCACAACAAGGAGTTTCACCGGTCCTTTCGCGGATACTCGGAGGCTGAGGTGGACGAGTTCCTGGATCAGGTGGTACGGGATTTCGAGGCCCTGCTCAAGGAGAAGAGCGGGCTGGACGAGCGGGTCGAGGATCTGGAGAACCGGCTCTCCAACTACCAGGCCCTGGAAGAGACGCTCAAGCAGACCCTGATCCTGGCCGAGGCCACCGCCGACGAGGTGCGTGCCAACGCCCGCCGGGAAGCGGAGATCATCATCAGGGAAGCCCAGACCAAGGCAAAGGAAATCCTGGATGACGCCGAAGCCCGCGCCCAGCTCACCGTCCGGGAGGCCCAGGCCCGGGTCAAGCGCACCCAGGACGAATACGAGGAGCTCAAGCGCCAGGTGCACACGTTCAAAGCGCGCGTGCGCAGCCTGTTCATGACCCAGCTCGACCTTCTGGGGGACGTGGCCGCCGAGCAGGCGGCGGCTGCCGACCGGGGAGCCGCCGTGGACCGGGGAGCCGACCAGGCATCGGCAGCTCCTGCGGGCTCCCCGGCGTCGTCCTCGCTGGCCGGGCCGGACGGAGATGACGACGGTCCATGAGCCTGCCCATGGGCCGGACGCGGGAGGGCGCGGTGTTCAGGCTGCGGGTGCAGCCCCGGGCCCGCTGCCAGGAGTTGGCCGGGGTGCGGCAGGAGGCCCTCCTGGTGAAAGTCACCGCCCCCCCCGAGGGCGGCCGGGCCAACGAAGCCTGCCGCCGCCTGCTGGCGAACATCCTGGACGTGGCTGCCGAGCGGGTGGAGATCATCCGGGGGCACACCGCGCGCGACAAGGTGGTGCTGATTCACGGCCTCGCTCCCGATGAAGTGGCCGGGCGCCTGAAGGAGTGTTTGCAGAAGTGAGCAAGGATGGGAAGTACGACCATACGCTGAATCTGCCCCGCACGGAGTTCCCTATGAAGGCCAACCTGGCCCGCCGGGAGCCCGAGCTGCTGCGGTGGTGGGCGGAGAAGGATCTTTACGGCAGGCTCCGCCAGGCCCGGCAGGGCAGGCCCCGGTACATCCTTCACGACGGTCCCCCGTATGCCAACGGGAGCATCCACATCGGCACCGCCCTGAACAAGATCTTGAAGGATTTCGTGGTGCGGTCCGCCTCCATGAGCGGGTACGATGCCCCCTACGTGCCGGGCTGGGACTGCCACGGTCTGCCCATTGAACTGGAAGCCTTGAAGAGCCTGGGCATCGACCACCACCAGGTGGAGTCCCTGGAGTTGCGGCGCTTCTGCCGCGACTACGCCCTCAAGTACGTGGACGTGCAGAGGGAGCAGTTCATGCGCCTGGGCGTCATGGGCGACTGGTTCCGGCCCTACCTCACCCTGGACGGCTCGTATGAGGCGCGTCAGGTGGAAGTTTTCGGCGAGATGGCCCGGCGCGGTTACATCTACAAGGGGCTCAAGTCGGTGCACTGGTGCGCCGCCTGCGAGACCGCCCTGGCCGAAGCGGAGGTGGAGTACCACGACCGGCAGTCGCCCTCCATCTGGGTGGCGTTCGCCGTCAGCGACGGCCGCGGCGTGCTCCCGCCCGACAGCCGGGTGGTGATCTGGACCACCACCCCCTGGACGCTGCCCGCCAACGTGGCCATCGCCGTGCACCCGGAGGCCACCTACGCTCTGGCGGACACCGGTCGGGGGAAGCTGGTGCTGGCCCGGAGCCTGGTGGACAACACCTGCGCCGACCTGGGCCTGGAGCACTGCCGGGTGGAAGCCACCTTCCGGGGGAAGGACCTGGAGGGTATCCGCTGCCGGCACCCCTTCTTCGACCGGGAGTCGGTGGTGGTGACGGCGGAGTACGTGTCCCTGGACGAGGGCACGGGCTGCGTGCACATCGCCCCCGGCCACGGTCCCGAGGACTTCGAGGTGGGGCGGCGCTACGGCCTGCCCGTCCTCTCCCCCATCGACAGCCGGGGCCGCTTCACCGCCGAAGCGGGCTGGCTGGAGGGCAGGTTTTACCGGGACGCCGACCCCGAGATCATCGCCGAGCTGGAGCGGCGGGGAGCCCTCCTGGGATCGGGCAAGACCCTGCATTCGTACCCGTGCTGCTGGCGGTGCAAGAACCCGCTCCTGTTCCGGGCCACCGAGCAGTGGTTCGCCTCCGTGGAGGGCTTCCGCGACCGGGCCCTGGAGGCCATCGACCGGGTGACCTGGGTACCCGCGTGGGGGAAGGAGCGCATCCGCAACATGGTGCGCGAGCGGGCCGACTGGTGCGTGTCCCGCCAGCGCGCCTGGGGGGTGCCCATCCCCATCTTCTACTGCACGTCCTGCGGCGCACCCCTGATTACTCCCGAGAGCATCGCCGCGGTGGCCGACCTCTTCCGCCGGGAAGGCTCCGATGCCTGGTACCGGCGCGAACCCGGGGAGATCCTGCCGGCCGGGACCGCCTGCTCCTGCGGCGGCACGTCCTTCCGCAAGGAAGCGGACATCATGGACGTGTGGTTCGACTCCGGGTCCAGCCACGTGGCCGTCCTGGAGGAGCGTCCCGACCTCTCCTGGCCGGCGGATTGCTACCTGGAGGGGTCCGACCAGCACCGGGGGTGGTTTCAGTCCTCCCTGCTCACGGCGGTGGCCACCCGGGGGCAGGCGCCCTACCGCACCGTGGTGACCCACGGCTTCGTCCTGGACGGCGAGGGCCGGGCCATGCACAAGTCCCTGGGCAACGTCATCGACCCCGCGGAGGTGACGGATGAATACGGCGCCGACGTACTGCGCCTGTGGGTGGCGGCCTCCGACTACCGGGACGACGTGCGCCTCTCGCCCGTCATCCTGGAGCAGCTGGCTGAGGTGTACCGCAAGATCCGCAACACCCTGCGCTACGTCCTGGCCAATCTCTACGACTTCCGGCCCGGTCGGGACGAGGTGCCCTACGACCGCCTGCTGGAGGTCGACCGCTGGGCCCTGTACAGCCTGTCCAGGGCGGTGGAGCGGGCCACGCGCGCCTTCGCCGAGTACGAGTACCACGTGGCCCAGCAGGTGGTGCACACCTTCTGCACCGTGGATATGAGCGAGATCTACATCGACGTGGTCAAGGATCGCCTCTATTGCTCGGGGCCGGCAGACCCCGTGCGGCGCGGCGCCCAGACCGTCCTCTATCACGCCGGCCGCGCCCTGGTGCGCCTGCTGGCGCCCATCCTGCCCTTCACGGCGGAAGAGGTGTGGCAGCACTTCCCCCGCCGCGAGGACGACCCCTGGAGCGTACACCTCGCCGAATGGCCCCGGCCGGAACCGGCCTGGAGGGACGAGGAGCTGGGCCGCCGCTGGGAGGTTCTGCAGGCCGTGCGCGAGGTCGTCAAGAAGGCTCTAGAGGAAGCCCGCGCCGCCAAGCACATCGGCAAGTCCCTGGAGGCTGCCCTCCACATCTATCTTCCCGAGGGGCAGGGCCTGCCTGGTGCGGCCAGCGCTGCGGGCTCGGCCAGCGCGGTGGGTGCGGGCGGCGCGGCGGGGCCGGGCGGCGCGGCGTCGTGGCCGGCGCCGGCGCCCGCGGGCGAGGTACTGCGGCGCCACCTGGAAGACCTTCCGGCCCTGTTCATCGTATCCGGGGTGGAACTGCGGGAAGGTGACCCCAACCCGGGCTGTTACCTGGGCTGGGCCGCCGGCGAGCGCGGTCCCGTCGCGGGCGTGGGGGTGGGCGTGCTCAGGGCCGCCGGCACCCGCTGCCAGCGCTGCTGGATTTACTCCGAGACGGTGCGTACCGACGCCGAGCACCCGGAGCTGTGCGAACGCTGCGCCGACGTCATCCGCCGATACTTCTGACCCGCCCCCTGAACATGCGCGGTGCATTCCATCCTTCCGCTTTGCGCCTGCAGGGTGGCATGCCCGCGCGCTGTCAGATGAGGCGAGAGAGGGCGTCGATGTAATTGAGCGCCGCCCGGTAGCCCTCCGAGGCCATCTGGCGGGCACGATCGGTATAGAGGGAGCCGTAGACGTCTTCCTGATGGCGGCGGGCCCGTGCCAGGAGGGACCGGAAGGCGGCCGGGCTCTGATCCGGGCTCTCGCGGGCAGCCTGCCACAAAACGTCCAGGGCCGTCAGCCCCGATGCCCGCTGCAGCTTGTCGGCGTCGTACAGGATCCTGGCCTCCATGCTGAGGGCCTCCCGCTCCGGTCCCCATACCGGGTCGACGTGGGCGAGGATGGCCTGGGCCACTCGCTCCACACGCTGCGGCGGTATCCCCCTGCCGGCAAGGAATCGGCGGGCCTCCTGCGCGGACCGTTGCTCGTGTCCGGGCGCGGTCCCGGTGGCGCGGCCTACGTCATGCAGGTAAGCCGCCAGGAGCAGGACCTCCCGGTCCACGGGGGTCGTGGACGGCGCCAGTTGCTGGCACAGTTCAACCACCTTCTGGACGTGCAGCCACAGGGGCGACTCTTCCCCTCCCAGCAGGTCTCGCGCCCAGGACGCAGCGGCGTCAGCGAGTTCCATGCTCATCATCCCCCCCTGATGTTCCCTGCCTCCCCGCGGCGGCGGGGCCCTTAGCCTGGATTTCGGCTCGGGAATCGGGTCCTCCTGCGCGGCCGGGCAGGACGCGCCCGGGAAGGGGCGAATCTGCTAAGCAGAGGCACTCGGCCCGGAGAAGAGCAGACATCCGGGCCGCGCAGCCGCGCTCAACTGGCACCTGCTCGAGGTGAGGTGACGTGGCGGAGATCATCGGAATCCTGGGAGGCATGGGGCCGGAGGCCACCTGCGACCTTTTCCACAAGATCATCCGGGTGACGGTCCGGTTCAAGCCGGTGGTACGGGATCAGGATCACCTGCGGGTGATCGTGGACTCCAACCCCCTCATACCCGATCGGACGGCGGCCATCCTGGGGAACGGGGAAGATCCGGTCCCCGCCTTGCAGGAGACGGCCCGCAACCTGGAGCGGGCGGGCGCCGGGCTGATAGCCGTACCGTGCAACACCGCCCACTACTTCTGGGACCAGATCCAGGCGGCAGCCGGCATTCCCGTGCTACACATGATGCAGGAGGTGGCCCGCGCCCTGGCCGCGGGTGAGCCCGGCCCGGGGGGACCCGGCGGCCTGAACCCGGGGGTGACGCGGGTGGGATTGCTGGCCACCACGGCGACGGTGAGAACCGGGCTCTACCACCGGGCTCTGGAGGTACGCGGCATGCAGTTGGTGGTGCCGGATGCTGCCAGGCAGGAGTCCGTGATGGAGGCCATCTCCCGCGTGAAGACGGGCGACCTTGAGGGTGCGCGCGACCCTCTGGTGGCGGCCGCCCGCGCCCTGGAAGCTGCCGGTGCGGAGGCCATCATCGAGGGGTGCACCGAGATCCCCCTGGTGCTGCGGGAGGGGGACGCGGGCGTGCCCCTGGTGGATGCCACCTGGGTGCTGGCGGCGGCCGCGGTGCGGACCGCCCTCGGGCAGGGGATCGCTGGCCACCCCAGGACGGCAGCCCCCGGGCAACCCGGCGGCAGCGACCCGGGGACGCCTGCGGCTGGCTGCGCGGACTGAGAGGGCAGGCGGATGGGGAGACGAAGCTGATGGATGATGGGGAGAGGACGCGCAGGCTGGTGGCTGAGGCGGCCTGGCAGGTGGGGCCCGCGGAGATCGCGATCGCGGCCTTTCCGCAGGAAGCCGGGCGCCGGGTGCTGGCCGCCCTGGCGAGCGGGGATGTGGCGAGGCCGGTGTGGTGGGCTGACGACGGTTTCGAGGTGACTGTGGTGGCACCCCGGGAGGTGCTGGAGGCGGAGGACCTGGGCAGCATCCCGGGCACCCGCGTCGAGAGGGGCTGGGCCCTCGTCACCTGCCTGACACCTCTTCCCTGGGACGTGGTGGGATTCCTGGCCGAGGTGACCGCCCGCCTGGCACGGGCGGGGATCACCTGCGGTGCCCTCTCTGCTTACTCCCGCGACCACCTGCTCGTCCCCTGGTCCCGGAGGGAAGAGGTCCTGTCGCTGCTGGCGCGCGGAGACCCGCAGCGCCTGGCGGCGAGCATTGATGACCACGTCGGGGGGAGCGAGGAGCCGGCCGCGGGCGCTGGCGGCGACGTCGGGGGGAGCGAGAAGCTGGCGGCGGGCGCTGGCGGCGACGTCGGGGGGAGTGAGAAGTGTTCCTGACGGCGGAGAAACTGGCACCGCTCATTGCCCGGTACGGGCAACCGCGGCTGGTGGACGTGACGCAGGCCGTTTCCACAGCCGAGATGGACATGGTCCTCGACAGTCGCAAGGACGGGCGCGCCCATGACGTCACCTGCTTCATCCTGGACGGGCGGGGGCAGGTGGCCGTCATCCGCAAGCATTTCCATCCCCCGGGGGTATGGCGGGCCCCCAGCGGGGGCATCCGGCTCCACGAAGATGTGGAACACGGCATCAGGCGGGAGATGCGGGAGGAGACGGGCCTCGATATCCGCCTGGAGCGTTATCTGCTCAGGATCAGCGTGACCTTCTTCGAGGAGGGCAGCAGGCGACGGGAGCAGGCCTGGACGAGCCACGTCTTCGCCGCCCGTCCGGAGCCCCGGTGGGCGGAGCCCCGGTGCGCGGGCGGGGCGGGCGCCCCTCTCGAACCCCCCGGTGCCAGCCTCGAGCCCCCGAGTGCCAGCCTCGAGCCCCCGAGTGCCAGCCTCGAGCCGCCTGGTGCCAGCCTCGAGCCCGAGGACAGGGACGAGATCGCCTCGGCCCGCTGGGCGACCATCGGGGAACTGCAGGGGCCCATCCACCGGGCCCTGCTTGCCACCGGACGCGGCCTTTTCCGCTACCGGGTGGCACTGACGGACCTGGCCGTAGCGGAGCTGCGGAAGATGGGATGGCCGCAGGCGGTGGTCTGAGGCGTCCATTCTTCTGGCACCCGAAAGATATGCCCCTGTTTACAAGTTTATCAAACGAGGGTTTGAGGGACCCTGTATCGAATCATTCTGGAGAGCGTCGAGAAAGAGGCTGGGAAGCAAAGGCGCGGGGGGACACAGGGGGCGGGGTCGTTGCTGGAGGGCCTGCGGGTGGCCGGGTACCGGTTCGTGCTGGAGGCGCGCACACCCATTCATCTGCCGCCGTACAAAGGTGGTGTGCTGCGGGGGGCGCTGGGGACGGTCCTCAAGCGGGTGAGCTGTTCCCTCAGGGACGGTGACTGCCCCGATTGCGTGCTACGGCCGTCCTGTCCTTACGGCGTGATCTTCGAGAGCGGACCGGGCCCCGACGCCGAACGCCTGCGCAACTTCGAGCAGGTGGCCCGGCCCTTCGTGCTGCGGCCTCCCTCTGACCACCGCACTGTGGTGGATGCGGGGCAGGACCTGGAGTTCACGCTCATGCTGGTGGGGCGGGCCATCGAGTACCTGCCCTATTTCATTGTGGTCTTCCGGGAGCTCGGCCAGGAGGGCATTGGCCTGTGGAGTGGGGGGAAGCGGGGACGCGCCTTCCTCCGCCGGGTGAACGGGGTCCACCCCGTGGATGGCCGGGAGGAGAGGGTGTTCGACGGCGGCTCGGGGCGGGTTTACAATGCCGACGTGGTGGTACGGGGTGAGGATCTGGAGGAGTGGGCGCGGGGGTTGCCGCGCCGCGCCCTGGAGGTGGAGTTCCTCACCATGACCCGGCTCCAGCACGAGGGGCAACTGGTGCGGGTGCCCGAGTTCCACGTGCTGGTACGGGCCCTCCTCCGGCGGTTGTCCACCCTGGCCTACTTTTACCACGGCGTGGAGGTCGACCTCGATTTCCGGGGGATGATTTCCCGGGCAGAGGGGGTGGTCACCGAGCCGCTCACCCTCAGGTGGGAAGGCTGGCAGCGCTATTCGGCCCGGCAGAAGGCGGCCATGGATCTGGGCGGGCTGGCGGGTAAGGTGTGCTACCGGGGCAACCTGGAGGAGTTCCTGCCCCTGCTGGCCTTCGGGTGGCTGGTCCACGTGGGCAAGAACGCCACCTTCGGCCTGGGGCAGTACCGCTTCTCCCTGTGACCCATACGGCTGCGCTGGTTGGGGGAGTGGCGTGCGCCGTGCGGGGGGTGGGCAGGTGCTACGGTGGTATGGCGAGTCGGTCGCGCAACAGACCGGTGTCGGCAGGGTCGGTCAGGGGGTAATGTGGTCCGTCACCTAATGACGGAGTGGGTGCGCTAAGCTGGATACGTGCGAGGCAGTGAGCCTGACGCCCCCGGGAGCGGGCGCGCAGAGTGGAGTGCTGCGGAGGTGGCGCACGTGCAGCAGGCCAAGCAGCCCGGCGTTCCGCCTGACCGCCACGTGATCTGGCGGCTCCTCACCATCCACAGGTTGATCAAGGAGAAGCGCTATCCCAACACCAGGACGCTGTCCGAAGAGCTGGAGTGCTCGCGACGGACGGCGGAGCGTTACATAGAGAAGCTGAAGATCTGGCTGGCGGCCGAGATCGCCTACGACCCGGTGAGGCGCGGGTACTACTACGTGGGTGGGACCCCGGAGTTCCCGCCCCTGCGCCTCACCGAGGGCGAGGCGGTGGCCATATTCCTGGCAGAGAAGCTGCTTCGCCAGTGTCGTGGCACCCCCTACGAGAGGGAGGTGTGCGGGGCGCTGGACAAGCTCACCGCCCTGCTGCCCGACGAGGTTACGGTGGATGCGTGCGACATGGTGGGCTGGATCACCTTCGACGTGGAGCCGCTGCGAGGAGACGAGCAGCGCGTGGCCCAGGTGTTCGCGGACCTGGACCGCGCTCGCGCTGCGCAACGCACGGTGTGGATGGAATACTACACCGCCTCCCGTGACGCCCACACCCAGCGCGAGATCGACCCCTACGGCCTGCACCTCTATGACGGGGTGTGGTACGTGATCGGGCACTGCCACCTGCGGGGCAAGGTGCTCATCTTCGCGCTGGACCGCATCGGCGACTACCGCCTCACTGACAAGACCTTCACCATCCCTGCCGACTTCGACCTGCGCCAGTACCTCTCGTGCGGCTTCCGCATCGAGCGCGGCGAGCCCCGGGACGTGGTCATCCGCTTCGCCTCCGAGCAAGCACGATACATTAAGGGAAAACAGTGGCACAAGAGTCAGGTGCTGGAAGAGGGGGAAGACGGCTCCCTGGTGATGCGCATGCGGGTGGGCGGCCTGGGTGAGGTAAAGCGCTGGGTGCTGCAGTACGGCGCCGGCGCCGAGGTGCTGGCCCCACCTGACCTCCGCCAAATGGTCGCCGACGAAATCGGTTGCATGAGCCGGACGTACGGGCTCGTGGAACAACCAACTGCTCTTACGCCGCCGGGGTAGTTCAGGTATGTCAGCCTTTATGCCCGACCGATACAGGGAGTTCTTCAGAAGTGTCGTTGGAGTCAGCCCCTACGACTATCAGGTTACGTTGGCTGAAGAACTCACCGCTGGCCATAATGTGGTATTACGTGCTCCCACAGGCGCAGGCAAGACGTGGGCTGCGATGGTCCCACTGTTCTATGAGGGGTGGGGGCAGCGTCCGGCGCGGCTGGTCTACGCGCTTCCCCTTCGAACCCTGGCGCAGGGTATCTACGTCGAGGCCTCGCGTCTCGCGCAACGTCTGGCTCAACCTGTCGCGGTTACCCTGCAGACCGGCGAACAGCCAGACGACCCATTCTTCAACAGGGGCACGATAGTGGTGACTACATATGACCAGGTCCTTAGTGGCCTCCTCTGTGGTCCTTACGGATTGTCAGATCGGCTTAGCAACATCAACGCAGCCGCAATCGCGGGTGCGTTGGTGGTCTTTGATGAGTTCCACTTGATGGAGCCGCAGAAGGCATTCCTGACCGCCGTGGCGACAATGCACATGTTCGCAGGGCTCTGCCAGAGCGTCTGGATGACGGCCACAGCTACGGAGTCCCTGGTCCGCGCTTTGAGTGAAGCCCTTGAGGTTCGCCAGGTACCTCGCGGCACCGCACAATTCGATGCGCTCCTTAGGGAACTGCCCTCCGTCGACTCGGTTTCGCGAGGATTGACCGTCGAGCAGAGTTGCCTGTCGGCTGAGTCGGTGCTCAGGGTGCACGAAAGACGCTCTATAGTCGTGTGCAACCAGGTAGGGCGGGCCCAG
This window harbors:
- a CDS encoding ACT domain-containing protein, whose translation is MDDGERTRRLVAEAAWQVGPAEIAIAAFPQEAGRRVLAALASGDVARPVWWADDGFEVTVVAPREVLEAEDLGSIPGTRVERGWALVTCLTPLPWDVVGFLAEVTARLARAGITCGALSAYSRDHLLVPWSRREEVLSLLARGDPQRLAASIDDHVGGSEEPAAGAGGDVGGSEKLAAGAGGDVGGSEKCS
- the cas6 gene encoding CRISPR system precrRNA processing endoribonuclease RAMP protein Cas6, producing the protein MLEGLRVAGYRFVLEARTPIHLPPYKGGVLRGALGTVLKRVSCSLRDGDCPDCVLRPSCPYGVIFESGPGPDAERLRNFEQVARPFVLRPPSDHRTVVDAGQDLEFTLMLVGRAIEYLPYFIVVFRELGQEGIGLWSGGKRGRAFLRRVNGVHPVDGREERVFDGGSGRVYNADVVVRGEDLEEWARGLPRRALEVEFLTMTRLQHEGQLVRVPEFHVLVRALLRRLSTLAYFYHGVEVDLDFRGMISRAEGVVTEPLTLRWEGWQRYSARQKAAMDLGGLAGKVCYRGNLEEFLPLLAFGWLVHVGKNATFGLGQYRFSL
- a CDS encoding amino acid racemase, whose translation is MAEIIGILGGMGPEATCDLFHKIIRVTVRFKPVVRDQDHLRVIVDSNPLIPDRTAAILGNGEDPVPALQETARNLERAGAGLIAVPCNTAHYFWDQIQAAAGIPVLHMMQEVARALAAGEPGPGGPGGLNPGVTRVGLLATTATVRTGLYHRALEVRGMQLVVPDAARQESVMEAISRVKTGDLEGARDPLVAAARALEAAGAEAIIEGCTEIPLVLREGDAGVPLVDATWVLAAAAVRTALGQGIAGHPRTAAPGQPGGSDPGTPAAGCAD
- a CDS encoding NUDIX hydrolase, producing the protein MFLTAEKLAPLIARYGQPRLVDVTQAVSTAEMDMVLDSRKDGRAHDVTCFILDGRGQVAVIRKHFHPPGVWRAPSGGIRLHEDVEHGIRREMREETGLDIRLERYLLRISVTFFEEGSRRREQAWTSHVFAARPEPRWAEPRCAGGAGAPLEPPGASLEPPSASLEPPSASLEPPGASLEPEDRDEIASARWATIGELQGPIHRALLATGRGLFRYRVALTDLAVAELRKMGWPQAVV
- a CDS encoding transcriptional regulator, encoding MQQAKQPGVPPDRHVIWRLLTIHRLIKEKRYPNTRTLSEELECSRRTAERYIEKLKIWLAAEIAYDPVRRGYYYVGGTPEFPPLRLTEGEAVAIFLAEKLLRQCRGTPYEREVCGALDKLTALLPDEVTVDACDMVGWITFDVEPLRGDEQRVAQVFADLDRARAAQRTVWMEYYTASRDAHTQREIDPYGLHLYDGVWYVIGHCHLRGKVLIFALDRIGDYRLTDKTFTIPADFDLRQYLSCGFRIERGEPRDVVIRFASEQARYIKGKQWHKSQVLEEGEDGSLVMRMRVGGLGEVKRWVLQYGAGAEVLAPPDLRQMVADEIGCMSRTYGLVEQPTALTPPG